In Chroicocephalus ridibundus chromosome 12, bChrRid1.1, whole genome shotgun sequence, a single genomic region encodes these proteins:
- the ZNF217 gene encoding zinc finger protein 217, with translation MPTQPLLAYMDGPDGIASTVGAQMENNDASMTIKGTNTISYKSLQEKFLMQAEGCMPLDCMFCDETFKHPEELGKHVLTQHRPTLCEPAVLRVEAEYLSPLDKCQVRTNLPSPNNEKDSEEFSCEVCGQTFDEAFDVEAHMKKHKDSFMYWCNVCGRRFKEPWFLKNHMRTHTGKPGSRNKHQQGSESPITINEVVQEHVTENVTSPYKICMVCGFLFLNKETLIEHSKVHTKESVPSAESPQVTAEPNAEEMSQREEFLRFLNLRPNLVPENDKSQKPVKWIAELDPFNTYQAWQLATKGKVAVGHGQIKEPGQEGSTDNDDSSSDKEELGEIWNANKGSHTETTGKSKVNKNSSYTGNGNLSQDKLKHPSGEVPSMEMDSKLSQNKEKPTHCSECGKAFRTYHQLVLHSRVHKRDRRTDGETSAASRTYCADMMASLDENGAGERIEGGSEDGSEDGLPETLNLDKNEDGLERTKVKNLGASRECSYCGKYFRSNYYLNIHLRTHTGEKPYKCEFCEYAAAQKTSLRYHLERHHKDKQADSTADVKSDSKASLQSQETELLLAADGAQETKNSKRLFDCAKDAGGCPPTKQQKEVLSLNNAIGSTVLLKMKNNSRELNKGSICNNSNKIHENVSASYLEKLKAEKETKEAQPSVPHKRERGASVASEGDDVQYVCALKDGKNVNDVRECTENYKHKPMVDSQEKPLNLSVGTSQECSVISTRGPLASSTCPFCTYRTFYPEVLMMHQRLMHKYNPDTVNKNGCRSKALAKARRTGCPPALLGKDVLPLSFNSKKSKASPSTQQKLLQTGKAKQSHPPQNKAPLFSVTDSSSTAPSNLKFHKQQSNIGAQANNYRQPQQEMHSSSSISPVLDRVKRSESKVKALSVPVSQSGVVSSSMNGALDSHLNESAWSCHRGRDYLCSKSVSNVNLDYGETSAKRMKPNLLAIEHTDSPMANYRRYEMSRSRVANRYANLLPQECSRTKPASSVLPTKQGLLNSDDVDPPNVLTVLKPYEPYSSGSLYGSCGSSNGQVTSSTVEGKRSVSYQHLSSSVLQKRSYESFIGNAHFRPSDKKN, from the exons ATGCCAACTCAGCCTCTCTTGGCATACATGGATGGACCGGATGGAATAGCCAGTACCGTTGGTGCACAGATGGAGAATAATGATGCCTCAATGACAATAAAAGGAACAAACACAATTTCTTACAAAAGCTTGCAAGAAAAGTTTCTCATGCAAGCTGAGGGATGCATGCCTCTGGACTGCATGTTTTGTGACGAGACTTTTAAACATCCTGAAGAACTCGGTAAGCATGTTTTAACTCAGCATAGGCCCACTCTTTGTGAACCAGCTGTCCTGCGTGTTGAAGCAGAGTATCTTAGTCCTCTAGATAAATGTCAAGTAAGAACAAACCTGCCTTCACCAAACAATGAAAAGGACAGTGAAGAATTTAGTTGTGAAGTTTGTGGACAAACATTTGATGAGGCTTTTGACGTTGAGGCACACATGAAAAAGCATAAAGATTCTTTCATGTATTGGTGTAATGTATGTGGAAGAAGATTTAAAGAGCCGTGGTTCCTCAAAAATCACATGAGAACACATACTGGAAAGCCTGGTTCTAGAAACAAGCACCAACAAGGTTCTGAAAGCCCCATAACAATAAATGAGGTGGTGCAGGAGCATGTAACTGAAAATGTAACGTCACCTTACAAAATTTGTATGGTTTGTGGTTTCCTATTTCTCAATAAAGAGACTCTAATTGAGCACAGTAAAGTGCACACCAAAGAATCAGTACCCAGTGCTGAAAGCCCCCAAGTGACTGCTGAACCTAATGCAGAAGAAATGTCTCAAAGAGAGGAATTTTTGCGATTCTTGAACTTAAGACCAAACTTGGTTCCAGAAAATGACAAATCACAAAAACCTGTGAAATGGATAGCTGAACTAGATCCTTTCAACACATATCAAGCATGGCAGCTGGCTACCAAAGGTAAAGTTGCAGTTGGCCATGGCCAAATAAAAGAACCAGGGCAAGAAGGAAGTACAGACAATGATGATTCATCTTCTGATAAAGAAGAACTCGGTGAAATTTGGAATGCAAATAAAGGTAGCCATACTGAAACTACAGGGAAGTCAAAGGTAAATAAAAACAGCAGTTATACAGGGAATGGTAACTTATCCCAAGACAAATTGAAACATCCCAGTGGTGAAGTGCCTTCTATGGAGATGGATTCTAAATTGTCTCAGAACAAAGAGAAACCAACACACTGTTCAGAGTGTGGTAAAGCCTTCAGAACATACCACCAGCTAGTCCTTCATTCCAGAGTACATAAGAGAGACAGGCGGACTGATGGAGAGACTTCAGCTGCTTCGAGGACATATTGTGCTGATATGATGGCAAGTCTGGATGAAAATGGAGCAGGAGAACGAATAGAAGGAGGCTCTGAAGATGGATCTGAGGATGGGCTTCCAGAAACACTTAATTTAG ataaaaatgaagatgGTTTGGAAAGAACAAAAGTTAAAAACCTTGGAGCCTCCAGAGAATGCAGCTATTGTGGAAAGTACTTTCGCTCAAATTATTACCTCAATATTCATCTCAGAACCCATACAG GTGAAAAACCATACAAATGTGAATTCTGTGAGTacgcagcagcacagaaaacttcACTGAGGTATCATTTAGAGAGGCATCACAAGGACAAGCAAGCTGATAGCACAGCAGACGTGAAAAGTGACAGCAAAGCTTCATTACAGAGTCAGGAGACGGAGCTCTTGCTGGCTGCTGATGGTGCTCAAGAAACCAAAAATTCGAAGAGGCTTTTTGATTGTGCCAaagatgctgggggctgcccaccTACCAAGCAGCAAAAGGAAGTTCTGTCCTTGAACAATGCAATAGGCAGCACAgtccttttgaaaatgaaaaacaattctaGGGAACTGAACAAAGGTTCCATTTGTAACaattcaaataaaatacatgagAATGTGTCCGCTTCTTACCTGGAAAAACTAAAGGCtgagaaggaaacaaaggaagcTCAGCCCAGTGTTCCtcataaaagagagagaggggcttCTGTGGCATCAGAGGGAGATGACGTCCAGTATGTTTGTGCTTTAAAGGATGGAAAAAATGTGAATGATGTGCGAGAGTGCACTGAAAACTACAAACACAAGCCTATGGTGGACTCTCAAGAAAAGCCCTTGAACTTATCTGTTGGGACTTCACAAGAATGTTCAGTGATTTCAACTAGAGGCCCACTAGCATCCAGCACCTGTCCATTTTGTACTTACAGAACATTTTACCCTGAAGTCCTAATGATGCACCAGAGGCTGATGCACAAATACAATCCTGACACCGTTAACAAAAATGGCTGTAGAAGCAAGGCTCTAGCTAAAGCCAGACGCACTGGGTGCCCTCCAGCTCTGCTTGGTAAAGATGTGCTTCCTCTgtcttttaattcaaaaaaaagTAAGGCTTCCCCATCTACACAGCAAAAACTGTTGCAAACAGGAAAAGCTAAACAAAGTCACCCTCCACAGAACAAAGCCCCTCTCTTTTCAGTGACTGACTCAAGCAGCACAGCCCCGAGTAACCTCAAGTTTCATAAACAGCAAAGTAATATTGGAGCTCAGGCAAATAACTATAGACAACCTCAGCAAGAAATGCACTCCAGTTCCAGTATCTCTCCAGTATTGGACAGAGTAAAAAGATCTGAATCTAAAGTAAAAGCTCTAAGTGTCCCAGTGTCTCAATCTGGTGTAGTAAGCAGCAGTATGAACGGGGCTCTCGATTCTCACCTAAATGAATCTGCCTGGTCTTGTCATCGAGGAAGAGACTATCTTTGTAGTAAGTCTGTGAGCAATGTAAATCTAGACTATGGTGAAACGTCTGCTAAACGAATGAAACCTAATCTGTTAGCTATTGAACATACTGACTCTCCAATGGCTAATTACAGAAGATATGAAATGAGCAGATCTCGTGTTGCAAACAGATATGCAAATCTGCTACCTCAGGAATGTTCTCGCACCAAACCTGCATCCTCTGTTTTGCCAACCAAACAAGGGCTTCTGAATTCAGATGATGTTGATCCTCCCAATGTATTGACTGTTCTCAAACCTTACGAGCCGTATAGCTCTGGATCGCTTTACGGTTCTTGTGGATCTAGCAATGGCCAAGTAACCAGCTCTACAGTAGAAG GAAAGAGATCAGTGTCATACCAACACTTATCTAGCAGTGTGCTACAAAAGCGAAGTTACGAAAGTTTCATTGGTAACGCACACTTTCGACCAAGTGACAAGAAGAATTGA